The genomic window GGGATCGCCAGTGTGAAACCAGGCTGAGGTATAGAGTAATATATTGTTTGGGAAGGACGAAGAAGGTCCACTCATGACACAGTGCCctagtggagttcagaggacagcttgcaggagtcagtcccctccctccactctgtgGAGCCTGGGAATCGGAAtccaggctgtcaggcttggcagcaggtgcctttacctcctgagctgTCCTGCAGACCCCTGTGTCTCTAACAGACCAGTCATGCTGAATTAAGGACCCAGCTTATTCCAGTTGTAACTTCATGTGAATTTGATTCTATCTACCTGCTATTTGCAAATGTGGTTGCATTCATAGGTACTACCTAGGGCATCTTTTTTGAAGACAGAGCTACTAGCATTGTAGAGCACACATGAAAGAGAAGTATAACCAAAGTCAAAGAGAAGTCAGCACTGCAGCCTTAGCAAGGGTGGTGTCTATACAAGTACAGAGACCATTAGTGTCCATATACCccacaaagaaaaagaaccatCCAAGTGAGCTCTTTGGGCCTGGAGTTCTAGCTGTAACCTTCGCTCTTACAGCAAATCTAGACAGttctgtgttgtgttgtgttgtaaATTTATCCCTctgatattctttaattttttcaataaGATTTTCATGAGGATTATGAAATGAAGAGAGCAAAACCTTTTTGCAACCAGTAATGTGCAGTTATAAGAAAAGTAGTATGTgtagagggaaaggaaaataaaacagtaatgAGTCAATATTTGTAAATCATGTATCTCttatatccagaatatataaggAGTTCTCAAAtcttaaacacacaaacaatataaaaCCTCAATTACAAAATAATACTGGGCTAAGCATGATGACACGTGCATAcaattccagtacttgagagatggaggcaagaCGATCACAAGTTAAAGATCATCCTGGGCCACACGTTATGTTCCAGACTAGACCAGGCTACATGATAAGATCTCAACAGTctaaataagttaaataataaaaccgagcgtggtgcacacctgcagtcacagcacttggaaagtggagATGGGGAAATCACAAGTTCAGTGTTCTTTGATTGAGACTGACAAAAAAAGCAAGTTAAgccaaaatttttaaattgatacttcactaaaatatatgtgtgttcaaCATTGTTCGTTAGAAAACAAGTTAGAACTGTGACACATTACTGTATacctattatttaaatttttaagatatgATGTCAAGCGCTAATGGAATACAAAATATTGCAGCCACTTTGAAAAACAGTTCAGCAATTTTTTAGATACTACACTTAAAACTCAGCAATTCTTCTGGGTTTTAcctcacaaaattaaaaactgttCAGACAAGAACTTGTGTGCACATAATCATAGTGGTTTTATTCCTAATACGCTCAAGAAACAACTCACCTGGTGGGGAGTAGataaatatgtatttgtataaGAATAAACAGACACAACATTGATTAATATCAGGTGTCTTCTCCTAAGTGAAAGTTGTCAAACTCAAACACTACTATATTTTATACTGAAAGATTCTGGAAGGTCATTGGTGTGTGGGCTTAGGTTTGGGCATTGTAGATGTTGATAAGACATCCTGGCTCTTTGCAGATCCACTGCTCCGAGTAGATTTTTAGGAGTAAGAGGAGTTCAAAAGTTAGCCCTGAGACTGGAGGGAAGATAGGGAGCCATAGTAGGATGCAGAATCTTAAGTAGTAAGGAGGAAAGGGTTAGCCGGGTTCTTGAAGTAGAGGATAGAGAAATGACCTCATCTGTTGAGAATGAGCTCAAGGCTGAGAGCTTAAGTACAAAATCCAGTTGAGAGTGGGAGGTGTACAAGGTGCTACGCGGAGTTCAGTGAGGTACTGAGTCTTACCTGCTAATAAATGCAAAATTTCAGTTAGGCTGAGTCTCCATCCCCGACAACCTTAAACAGGAAactggaaggaagggtttgtacCCTGGGTAGGTTTGGTGTGGCTGATTGTTTAGGGGAGCTTGTTGAAGTATCTTGGTAATTTACTATGACTTTTGCCTTACATTaacatatttatcattttctgtTCTGAAAGAAGTACCCTGGAGGTCCTCGGAAGACTTAAGAAGATTCAGAAGGTAGAGAGGAAAGGGGCCTTTTAAGCTTCTCTGGCCCTAAATGGCTGCAGAATCAAGAAAGCCTTCTTCGGCCCCATCTCCGCCAGACCAGACTCCTGAAGAGGATCTTGTAATTGTCAAGATAGAGGAGGATCCTGGTTGGGATGAGGAATCTAGCATGCATGAAAATAATACTGCTGGCCAAGAACTGTTTCGCCTACGTTTCAGGCAGCTATGCTACCAGGAGACTCTAGGACCCCGGGAAGCTCTGATCCAGCTACGAGCACTTTGCCATCAGTGGCTGCGGCCAGACTTGAACAGCAAGGAGCAGATCCTGGAGctgctggtgctggagcagttCCTGACCATCCTGCCGGGGGAGCTGCAGACTCTGGTGAAGGAACACCAGTTAGAAAATGGAGAGGAGGTAGTGACCCTGTTGGAGGACTTGCAAAGGCAGATTAATACCCTAGGACAACCAGTAAGTAGCTATGCATGCTGGGACTGAATTCCTGGAAGCTGAGTAGAAAGACTTTGGTGTAGATAAATTCTTATTGGTCTTAATAATACAAACCTGGAATCAGATATtgaggtaaatgctgaaagatcagagaagtaaaggagccagccaccagagagacttcttacctccaccaaatcctcagactgaaggggctgagctcctttctcctgccttatattcctctctgcccagccatatcacttcctgtctccacctctctagtgctaggattaaaggcgtgagatcccaagtgttgggatcaaaggtgtgagctctgtttttcttttagactgattAAATCTCCTGTAACCAACTTAGTggggccttgaactcctgatcttcctgcctctacgtCCAAAGCGCAGGCAGTgctggcgtacacctttaatccctgcctgaagatcagagggtggagctagccaccagttaaccacagaggccaggcaagctttattagagcacaaacaaagtatcaccacaCACTGGCTTCACATTGAGGAATAAATTCTGTGCATTGGTTTCTGTTGAATGCAGATGGATATTATTTAAAGCACTATGTATTACACTTGTAGTTTTGTAAAGGatagaaaccattttttttttccctcctaagATTTCCCTTGCTTGCTTAATGGGACCATGATACACAAGGAgcttaaattaattttcttctggGGTACCCATGGTACCAGTTGTCAGGGTTTGGGTCAAGTGTTTCCACATTTTTTACCTCCTATTCAAGGAGTTAAAGACCCACACAAATTGTACAAGTAGGAAGGAAACTTTTCTCAATGACAGAACAAGAGtacaaaggaagaaatacagtGCTAGGCCACTTTCATTTGGAGCTTCTTTTTCTGAAGTTTGAGAGTAAAAAGAGTTTGCCAGCAGGCATGATGAGGATggtcttttgttttctcaaaggaCAGTTTGCCTTACTGCTCATGTACCCAGCGTCAGCCTGGTCCTGCTTGGCCCCCTTACCTTCCTTACCAGATATAACGGGACTATGACTGAGTACAAGCTGTCTAGGTCTCACAGTtgttaagaaaaggagaaatttaTTCCATTGTTCAGAGTAAAGTGTGGGCACAGCTTAATGCAGGTGTGAGTCCTAGGTTGCTAACAGGTGCTAGGTGCATTGTTGTGGGCGGAGGGTGCTTAATACAAATCAAGTAAAGCCCATCTTgctaaattattttctgtgtcagCTAGCTTTGCCTACATAATTGGAGATGACTGCTTACTAGAACACAGGCTTCCTAGTCCTTGTCAGAAGAGTGTCTTAGTATTGTGTGGCCctgttttagttttctctgtTAAACATTCTCTGTCCTAGAGTTGAAGTGCAAATATTGGTGCTAGATGTAATagagaaacaacaacagaaatcttTTTTAGTACTGAACAGAACAAATCCCTTCTTTTTGTGCTAATGTGGTGTTTCTTGTTGCCCTAAGAAGTAAATGCAATTATACTGCTTGCTTTTCCTAATATGAGTATTGGTTCTACTACTACCTTCACTTCCTTTCTCAAAGGAATTCTTCATAACTCAGCTGTCCCATTGTTTCTAGGTCTCAGCTCGTACACATGGGCACAGAGTTCTCTGGGAGGAAGTCGTACCTTCAGAATCTGCACCAGAACCTCCAAGTACTCAGTTCCAACCCAAGGCAACCAAACATAAATCTCCAGTGCCCCAGAAGCcacaggacagaggagagaggccAGATTTCACTTCTAAGGGTGAGGAAAGTGGAAAGGAAAGAGACTTATGTTTGGGGTACCTGTCTCAGTCAGGAAGTGGCATCAGTGTTTGAGTAGTCTCCATCTTCTGGTTTCGAATGTTTATAGAAGTAGTATTTGGAATTTTCCTGTGGGCATAAACAATTGTTCACCCCAGATGGGGCACCAAGGACACACCAAAGAAACAAGTTTTTTGAAGACTAACTTGTGAGCCAATGAGTTTAATTAGGAGTCCGataaaggatttttgtttttttatagaaaCGTAGGTAACTTAGGAGCCACCATACCACTAGAGAAATCTCTTAGCACCATTTAATTGCCTATATGGGAATGGGGGAGGGAGCGTGTGATCCTTTCCCCACTCTGTTAATGGGCCCAGTCTTTTGCAGGTCTTATGCATATAGCCAGTCCTAAGAGTTCAGGAGGGCAATGGCCATAGCATGCCCAGAGGACatgagcaaagaaaaaagaactttGTTACCCCAGTACGTTTACAGCAgacattttatttagatttttctagtatcataacattttatttacagTTACTTCAATATGCCTTTCTTTTAATGAGAGCATGTTGATGACCACAGTAGGATGACATAGCTAGGAACTATGGTGCAGCAGTGGTACTGATCCAGTCCTCATCTCATACTCACGTTCCAGTTGTCTCAATGTCTTTTCTGGTCCAGGGCCCACCCTATGACCACAGTGCATTTAGTCATAAATCTCTTCAGTCTCCTTTAATTACACAATTTGGGCATGATTTCTTAGTCTTTTCACGACCTTACCAGTTTTAAAGAACATAGATTAGAATTGGAATGGCTGCAGATTAGGTTTGTTTGGTATTGTCTCATTTAGGTTCTACTTGTGTATATTTAGAAAGAACATTTCAGAAATTTGACCTATTGTGATGTTATCTTTGATGACTTAAGATTAATCTTGCTAGGCTAATTCTCTGTACCttactattattgttgttgttactagtagtagcagtagtagtagtagtagtagtagtagtagtagtagtagtagtagtagtagtggtgtATATACCTAGACATAcacctggaggtcagagaacaactttcttcAAGAGCTGCTTCTGTCCATCCACCATGAATTCCAagaattgaacttgagtcctcagAATTATATAGGAAGCACTTTTACCCTCCAAGCTCCCCTTGgcccctccaccttattttttgagatgaaaTCTTTCCCTAAACATTAGGTCTACCATTTCAGCTAGACTACCTGACCTGCAGGTTCTAAAGATCTGCCTGTCCTTGTTCTCTTCCAGCCCCTAACACTGAGACTCAAGGCATGaggcttttatgtgggtgatgGGATTCTGAACTTCTGTCCTCTTACTTcaatagcaagcactttaccactgagccatcataccagtcctgagtgtgtgtggagggtgggtgtgtctgtgttgttTTGGGCAGTGCTCAGTACTAACCCAGGGCTTTAATCAtccaaggcaagcactcttcTAATTGAGCTATGTCCTCAACccttccattttattattattattatttacccATGGACATATAAATTCTTTGTTCAAGAAACTTTGTGTTAACTGTACTTAAATTATATTTGACCAGATGATGCCCGTTAAATCTGGTTTTcctggtttgtttctgtttgttcgtttgtcttgtttttgtttggggggcaGGGGTGACATTTTTCTGTTGTATATTGAGAATTGCCCTATTTTATACAGAACAGACTATTCTAGGCTATTCATCTGTGTAGGGTGTTTTggtatgtttatgtgtttttccCTATGTATGGATTTATAATGCTTTGTTTTCTATaagtgaaatcttttttttttttttttttgctttttgaaacaggatctctgtAGTCTTgcctagcctagaactcactatgtagataagcctggcctcaaacttgtgatggTCTTCCTGCTGTGACTATAGGCATTTGCCACCCCAGCATATAAGTGAATTTTTAATATTCCTGCACTTTAACTTAGTCAATAGGCTaagaatttttaatgtttctaaGAAGTAACACAGAAATACTTCATTTTTGTTAATTGTATAATTCTTAATCTGAAGTCCTAAatcttgtttttcaaaacatgTTTTGCTTAATTATGAGGTTGGTTTTGGTGATAAGATGTTCACTATCCATGAGAAGTAGTCACTGCAGCCACAGCAGTTACTAGAAAGGTAACAGTTTGATTGGTTCCCATGTTCAGTTTTCTAGGATTTCGGGTTCTGAAGGAATGCTATACAGAGATAGTACTTTGGATAGAGAATAAATTAGAAAGCAGCTCCTGTTAGGAAATCAGTAtactttgtttatttaaatatgtaagttCAGGTACATTAAAGTACAGATATTCTGTGGACGTCCATGAATATGGGCCAGAGTCCAAGATGTCGGCACTTTATGTGCAAAATCCTTGGCATATGTATTctgaaataaaagtaattttggaTAAGTGAATGCTGGCTCCCACAACCATACAAGATTAGTCAATTCAtagctcctttctcctctcagCCATGTCTGCTTCTCAGAGTCGTACTCCTTCCCAGAAAAGAAGTTCTGGAGATCAGGAGGTGACAGCTAGACTGCTCACTGCAGGGTTTCAGGTGAGTTGTGCTCCTTCTCACTAAAAGCCCATATCTCTGACAATGTTGTGGCAAATGCCATATCTATCTGTAGTGGTGGTGCCTGTTTAAGAACTTCCTCCGAACCCTTTTTACTTAGTAACAAACTAGCCTTTGAGTTTCCACAATAAATCCAGTgcactttcctcttcctcccagctgttCACATCCCTTTGCTTAGCACACTCCTGCTTCTTCACCTCTCCTAACACTGTAGTTATCGCAAACACTAGTTTTGAGCTATGGAACCTTTCTAGGCCCCAAatgagggtcttcttttgtttcagaCTTTGGAAAAGATTGAAGACATGGCTGTGTCTCTTATTCGAGAAGAGTGGCTTCTTGATCCATCAGAGAAGGATCTGAATAGAGATAACAGGCCCGAGAAATACAGAAACATGTTCTCCCTGGGTAAGGAGAGCTGTAGTTATTATAATTTAAGAACTTTCTCTTTGCTGTGTTTCTGGTAGCTTTATAAGGTTTCTGGAGGACTTAGTTGAACTTAAATTCAGGATttagggctgtagagatggctcaatggttaagagtgcttcctgctcttccggaggactggagttcttttcccagcatccacatcaggtacCGTATAACCACCAGGAACTCCAACTCTGGAGGCTATGATGCCTTCTTCTAGGCTCTGCAGATACCTTATACATGTGACATGCATAGATATaaatttgctttaaatttttttaatgaattgcaaagaaaagaaactcagaatTTAAGAAATGGGTATTAGATTGAGATTCCTGAGATATGAAATTAAGCATTTTGTTCTCCAACCCAGAAGTCCTTACAGTTTGTATCTATGTAGTGAAGACTTGCCAGATAGAAAGTGGCATGTTTGTAGTACTCCCTGCATTCACACCTTTCTTCAGGTCCCCTTGAACCATCATGATAGTGGATATTAGAGTGTTTCTGTCATATGAGCCAGTTGTACTTGTACACTTTTCAGGACTGTTTGGTGCATTCTGTCCCACTCAGTACATCTTAGAAGAGTTCTTTATCTCTTCCTACTCCCTAACTTAAACTTCTCAGTTAATCCCTTCCAACGACATATCTTTCCCACTTGGTATTTGGTACTTTTACTTGATCAACTTGCATGTATCTCTCCCTGTTTTGAATAGAGAAGCTTGTATTTGCTTGTAGCTTCCATTACAACTTCACTTCCCCCTTCTGTATAGAAAGTAGGAAGTGACTTTGAGAATGATTGCTTACTATGTGTTTATTTCAGATGGTGAGACCGGGAGTGAGAACAAGGAATTCTTTTCAAAACAGGTAATATCAACCGGAATCCAGCCACATGAACAAACAGCTGCCAAGTGCAACGGGGATGTTATCGTGGGTCTTACGCACGGAGAAACCCAAGACAGATTAGAGAGGCAGCAGGGAAATCCCACACAAGAGAGACGGCATAAATGTGATGAATGTGGGAAAAGCTTTGCTCAGAACTCAGGCCTTGTTCGACACTGGAgaatccacactggagagaaaccctatcaatgTAATGTGTGCAGTAAAGCCTTCAGCTATAGGTCAGCCCTTCTTTCCCATCAGGACATCCACAACAAAGTGAAGCGCTATCACTGTAAAGAATGTGGTAAGGCCTTCAGTCAGAACACAGGCCTGATCCTGCACCAGAGAATCCACACCGGAGAGAAGCCCTATcagtgtaatcagtgtggtaaggcctttagTCAGAGCGCAGGCCTTATTTTGCACCAGAGAATCCACAGTGGGGAGAGACCGtatgaatgtaatgaatgtggAAAAGCTTTTAGTCATAGTTCACACCTCATTGGACACCAGAGAATCCACACTGGGGAGAAACCCTATGAGTGTGATGAGTGTGGGAAAACATTCAGACGCAGCTCCCATCTTATTGGCCATCAAAGAAGCCACACTggggagaaaccttacaaatgcaaTGAGTGCGGGAGGGCCTTCAGTCAGAAATCAGGCCTGATTGAACATCAGAGAATCCATACTGGAGAAAGACCCTACAAGTGTAAAGAATGTGGGAAAGCTTTCAATGGGAACACTGGTCTCATTCAGCATCTGAGAATACACACAGGGGAGAAGCCCTATCAATGCAgtgagtgtgggaaagcctttatTCAGAGATCGAGCCTCATTCGACATCAGAGAATCCACACTGGAGAAAAGCCTGAAACCACAGGAGTTTAGGAAAAGCTTTGGTTGTTGTCTGAGCATTATTCAGCATTAGAGAAACCATGTGGTAGTGGAGAAGGCTAGTGAAAAGGGCAGAATCTGTGGTGTGATGACAGAGTTAAGAATAGCACTTCAGTAGTTTGAGCACAGTCCCCGGTAGAGATTGGAGGCATCTGGTGAAGCAGAGCCCCGGCAGCTTTATATATTCTTCAGAACTTTAAAATAACAGCAGATTGCTTATTGTGACTTGAAACACTATATTTTGTCTTTCCCAAGAGTGGCTGTAAGTTTGAGAGGGACCACTCCTCTaagcttctcttcttcccatttcTGTGGTCCCTTTCTGCCATCCCCCTCTGAAGATGCCCTAGTAAATCCTAATCTGAGAAGCCGCTTGAGTCCAAGGCAACCTCAATGAGACTAAGATTTGTATTTAGCTTTCTAATACCCTAGTTAGAGGGAAATGGTTGAACATTTAACGTATTATTCTAGTACTCTTAGATGATATAAACCCATAATCCTCTACAAATTCAATGCTATATTTTTAACAGCACTGtagcatttttcttcatttagca from Microtus pennsylvanicus isolate mMicPen1 chromosome 4, mMicPen1.hap1, whole genome shotgun sequence includes these protein-coding regions:
- the LOC142848260 gene encoding zinc finger protein with KRAB and SCAN domains 8-like isoform X2, which produces MAAESRKPSSAPSPPDQTPEEDLVIVKIEEDPGWDEESSMHENNTAGQELFRLRFRQLCYQETLGPREALIQLRALCHQWLRPDLNSKEQILELLVLEQFLTILPGELQTLVKEHQLENGEEVVTLLEDLQRQINTLGQPVSARTHGHRVLWEEVVPSESAPEPPSTQFQPKATKHKSPVPQKPQDRGERPDFTSKDGETGSENKEFFSKQVISTGIQPHEQTAAKCNGDVIVGLTHGETQDRLERQQGNPTQERRHKCDECGKSFAQNSGLVRHWRIHTGEKPYQCNVCSKAFSYRSALLSHQDIHNKVKRYHCKECGKAFSQNTGLILHQRIHTGEKPYQCNQCGKAFSQSAGLILHQRIHSGERPYECNECGKAFSHSSHLIGHQRIHTGEKPYECDECGKTFRRSSHLIGHQRSHTGEKPYKCNECGRAFSQKSGLIEHQRIHTGERPYKCKECGKAFNGNTGLIQHLRIHTGEKPYQCSECGKAFIQRSSLIRHQRIHTGEKPETTGV
- the LOC142848260 gene encoding zinc finger protein with KRAB and SCAN domains 8-like isoform X1, with amino-acid sequence MAAESRKPSSAPSPPDQTPEEDLVIVKIEEDPGWDEESSMHENNTAGQELFRLRFRQLCYQETLGPREALIQLRALCHQWLRPDLNSKEQILELLVLEQFLTILPGELQTLVKEHQLENGEEVVTLLEDLQRQINTLGQPVSARTHGHRVLWEEVVPSESAPEPPSTQFQPKATKHKSPVPQKPQDRGERPDFTSKAMSASQSRTPSQKRSSGDQEVTARLLTAGFQTLEKIEDMAVSLIREEWLLDPSEKDLNRDNRPEKYRNMFSLDGETGSENKEFFSKQVISTGIQPHEQTAAKCNGDVIVGLTHGETQDRLERQQGNPTQERRHKCDECGKSFAQNSGLVRHWRIHTGEKPYQCNVCSKAFSYRSALLSHQDIHNKVKRYHCKECGKAFSQNTGLILHQRIHTGEKPYQCNQCGKAFSQSAGLILHQRIHSGERPYECNECGKAFSHSSHLIGHQRIHTGEKPYECDECGKTFRRSSHLIGHQRSHTGEKPYKCNECGRAFSQKSGLIEHQRIHTGERPYKCKECGKAFNGNTGLIQHLRIHTGEKPYQCSECGKAFIQRSSLIRHQRIHTGEKPETTGV